In Hemicordylus capensis ecotype Gifberg chromosome 3, rHemCap1.1.pri, whole genome shotgun sequence, one DNA window encodes the following:
- the LOC128349340 gene encoding uncharacterized protein LOC128349340: MPACPAGLVYSPSQFQGLLGCLKRRQNQNQLHDSRFWEHPGNRSGRAVRWPVQTQGRWLRARDQWPLMIRLSTTPRGRCPCPWAITCCSPPRKRYGGMNSLICSYYCSGKQNPERGKGDLRDKERIRYKTVDRNWSNWLVGYMVYMGVMLQKQPVWGASMVKYLDIIYHAFLEYSGPAWAPYNEAFRRYSAMNPELPWDCHHQQLWMRIMGPNRPGGGEFSDCGHLIVKSAATPAKGQMPGASGQFRQPCWGFASAGTCLCHPCRFWHACTICRGPHSFNSCPKGHWPRTGHRDGPAAKKGGSPTPVALEKGPSPIRLGPLSVAASAAVPGSAG, encoded by the coding sequence atgCCGGCATGCCCTGCAGGACTAGTTTATTCCCCCTCCCAGTTTCAGGGACTGCTTGGGTGCCTGAAAAGGAGACAGAACCAGAACCAGCTGCATGACAGCAGGTTCTGGGAACACCCTGGGAACAGAAGTGGCAGAGCGGTAAGGTGGCCAGTGCAGACCCAGGGCAGGTGGCTGAGGGCAAGGGACCAGTGGCCACTAATGATAAGATTGAGCACTACCCCCAGGGGGAGGTGTCCCTGCCCCTGGGCGATCACTTGTTGCTCGCCACCAAGGAAAAGATATGGAGGAATGAATTCGTTGATATGTTCTTATTATTGTTCCGGGAAACAGAACccagagaggggaaagggggacctGAGGGACAAAGAAAGAATCAGATACAAAACAGTTGACCGTAACTGGTCCAACTGGCTGGTTGGTTACATGGTGTACATGGGGGTTATGTTACAGAAACAGCCAGTGTGGGGAGCATCTATGGTGAAGTATTTGGACATCATATATCATGCTTTCTTGGAGTACAGCGGGCCTGCTTGGGCTCCCTACAATGAGGCCTTTAGGAGATACTCAGCCATGAACCCGGAGCTCCCTTGGGATTGTCACCACCAACAACTCTGGATGAGGATCATGGGCCCTAACCGGCCCGGGGGTGGGGAATTCTCTGACTGTGGGCACTTAATAGTAAAATCTGCTGCTACACCCGCCAAGGGCCAGATGCCCGGTGCTTCAGGCCAGTTTCGCCAGCCTTGCTGGGGATTTGCATCAGCAGGGACGTGCTTGTGCCACCCATGTCGCTTTTGGCATGCATGCACTATTTGCAGAGGCCCCCACTCATTCAACTCCTGTCCGAAGGGCCACTGGCCCCGGACTGGCCACAGAGATGGGCCCGCTGCCAAAAAAGGGGGTAGCCCCACTCCGGTAGCTCTGGAAAAGGGACCTAGCCCCATAAGGCTGGGTCCTCTGTCTGTTGCAGCTTCTGCAGCAGTACCTGGTAGTGCGGGATAG